The Sphingomonas sp. LY54 genome includes a region encoding these proteins:
- the ssb gene encoding single-stranded DNA-binding protein has product MAGSVNKVILVGNLGNDPESRSFANGGEVVNLSVATTESWKDRDGNKQERTEWHRVVIFNENLGKVAKSYLRKGSKVYLEGQLQTRKWQDNSGQDKYSTEVVLQRFRGELVLLDSRGGGAGGGGGGSSYGDDFGGGGGGGYESGGFGAGSSGGQARPQSRPAPAFDSDLDDDVPF; this is encoded by the coding sequence ATGGCGGGCAGCGTCAATAAAGTCATTCTGGTCGGCAATCTCGGCAACGATCCCGAATCCCGCTCCTTCGCCAATGGCGGCGAGGTCGTAAACCTGTCGGTCGCGACGACCGAGAGCTGGAAGGACCGCGACGGCAACAAGCAGGAGCGGACCGAGTGGCACCGCGTCGTGATCTTCAACGAAAATCTCGGCAAAGTCGCCAAATCCTATCTCCGCAAGGGCTCGAAGGTCTATCTCGAGGGCCAGCTCCAGACCCGCAAGTGGCAGGACAATAGCGGCCAGGACAAATATTCGACCGAGGTCGTGCTGCAGCGCTTCCGCGGCGAACTCGTCCTGCTCGACAGCCGCGGCGGCGGTGCGGGCGGCGGCGGTGGCGGCTCCAGTTATGGCGACGATTTCGGCGGCGGCGGCGGTGGCGGCTATGAAAGCGGCGGCTTCGGCGCCGGCAGCAGCGGCGGCCAGGCGCGTCCGCAGTCCCGCCCGGCGCCGGCGTTCGACAGCGATCTCGACGACGACGTCCCTTTCTAA
- a CDS encoding manganese catalase family protein codes for MFMHNKRLQYTVRVSEPNPKLACMLLEQFGGADGELAAAMRYFTQGLAEEDPGRKDMLLDIATEELSHLEVIGSIVTMLNKGVRAQLSEQQMAEADLYQMVGSTGTSVKESILFGGAPALMDSAGVPWTAAYIDSRGEPTVDLRSNIAAESRAKIVYERLIGITDDPGIKEALGFLMTREIAHQKSFEKALFSIENNFPSGKLPGVDPYTDMYVNASQGEGDMQGSWNSGALWNRVDDLNEVLPADADGDGTASVTLGTSDAGAMAKMVTRLKSDLSADPVTGSDLGAGPGAGKTTNGDMGGSASIHEATRDAEAVAKAERAETTDAQ; via the coding sequence ATGTTCATGCATAACAAGCGCTTGCAATATACCGTCCGTGTGTCGGAGCCGAACCCGAAGCTCGCGTGCATGCTCCTGGAGCAGTTCGGCGGAGCGGACGGCGAACTGGCCGCGGCTATGCGTTATTTCACCCAGGGTCTTGCCGAGGAGGATCCGGGCCGCAAGGACATGCTGCTCGACATCGCCACCGAGGAACTGAGCCATCTCGAGGTGATCGGCTCGATAGTGACGATGCTGAACAAGGGCGTGCGGGCGCAGCTGAGCGAGCAGCAGATGGCGGAAGCCGACCTGTACCAAATGGTCGGCTCGACCGGCACCAGCGTCAAGGAGTCGATCCTGTTCGGCGGCGCGCCGGCCCTGATGGACTCGGCCGGCGTCCCGTGGACCGCCGCTTATATCGACAGCCGCGGCGAGCCCACGGTCGATCTCCGCTCGAACATTGCCGCCGAGAGCCGTGCCAAGATCGTTTATGAGCGTTTGATCGGTATCACCGACGATCCCGGCATCAAGGAGGCTTTGGGCTTCCTCATGACGCGCGAGATCGCGCACCAGAAGTCCTTCGAGAAGGCGCTCTTCTCGATCGAGAACAATTTCCCTTCCGGCAAGCTGCCCGGCGTGGATCCCTATACCGACATGTACGTCAACGCTTCCCAGGGCGAGGGCGACATGCAGGGTTCGTGGAACAGCGGGGCGCTTTGGAACCGCGTCGACGACCTCAACGAAGTGCTTCCCGCGGATGCCGATGGAGACGGAACGGCCAGCGTTACGCTGGGCACCAGCGATGCCGGCGCCATGGCGAAGATGGTGACTCGCCTCAAATCCGATCTGTCGGCGGACCCCGTCACCGGATCCGATCTCGGTGCCGGCCCCGGCGCGGGCAAGACGACGAACGGCGACATGGGCGGATCGGCGAGCATCCACGAGGCGACGCGGGACGCGGAAGCGGTCGCCAAGGCTGAACGCGCGGAGACGACCGATGCGCAATGA
- a CDS encoding VOC family protein codes for MSGLIPYLTITGGRAAEAVDFYKRAFDAEELGRHPADDGRRLMHAHPRINGDDLMLSDDFPEFRGGAEAAAPAGVTLHLAVFDADPFWSRATGAGAEVLMPLADQFWGDRYGQLRDPYGHVWSIGAPSREPDQG; via the coding sequence ATGAGCGGACTCATACCCTATCTCACGATCACCGGCGGCCGCGCCGCCGAGGCGGTGGATTTCTACAAGCGGGCCTTCGACGCCGAAGAACTGGGCCGGCATCCCGCCGACGACGGGCGGCGGCTGATGCACGCGCACCCGCGCATCAATGGCGACGACCTGATGCTGTCGGACGATTTTCCCGAGTTCCGCGGCGGCGCGGAGGCCGCCGCGCCTGCCGGGGTGACGCTCCACCTGGCCGTGTTCGACGCCGATCCATTCTGGTCGCGCGCGACCGGCGCCGGCGCCGAAGTGCTGATGCCGCTCGCAGACCAGTTCTGGGGCGACCGCTACGGCCAGTTGCGCGATCCATACGGCCATGTCTGGTCGATCGGCGCGCCGAGCCGGGAGCCGGACCAAGGCTGA
- a CDS encoding DUF177 domain-containing protein has product MTAEFCRTVRIDTLGAGPRTIEIEADEAERAALAERFGLVSVERLAADVAMTRAGEAITAVGTLRAKVTQSCVATAVPVSARVEEAFTILFRPPPEGHAEEEIELSEQEMDVVFYDGAMVDIGDAVAESLSLGLDPYPRAPDAEDVLREVGVKSEDEMEAERVARSPFAALRKE; this is encoded by the coding sequence ATGACCGCCGAGTTCTGCCGCACCGTGCGCATCGACACGCTGGGCGCGGGCCCGCGCACCATCGAGATCGAGGCCGACGAAGCCGAGCGCGCGGCTCTCGCCGAGCGGTTCGGGCTGGTTTCGGTCGAGCGCCTCGCCGCGGATGTCGCCATGACCCGGGCCGGCGAAGCCATCACCGCCGTCGGCACGCTCCGCGCCAAAGTGACGCAGAGCTGCGTCGCCACCGCCGTCCCGGTCTCCGCCCGCGTGGAGGAGGCGTTCACGATCCTGTTCCGGCCGCCGCCCGAGGGCCATGCCGAGGAGGAAATCGAGCTCAGCGAGCAGGAGATGGACGTCGTCTTCTACGACGGCGCGATGGTCGATATCGGCGACGCGGTGGCGGAATCGCTGTCGCTGGGCCTCGACCCCTATCCCCGCGCGCCCGACGCCGAGGACGTGCTGCGCGAGGTCGGCGTCAAGAGCGAGGACGAGATGGAGGCCGAGCGGGTGGCGCGGAGTCCGTTCGCGGCGCTCCGCAAAGAATGA